One part of the Nitrosophilus kaiyonis genome encodes these proteins:
- a CDS encoding calcium/sodium antiporter gives MDFLIFIISMAVLIKGADIIIKESERIALHFNISEFVIGATLVALGTSLPEMAASIAASYNHKSEMAVANVLGSVILNITLVLGLIFLIAKNISPKRDIFAKDSTWALIPVFVFILMAFDSVITRFEGILFLILMVGYLIFLSKEATLLSEEIDKDLEKEPFKWSKTIIFLILGFIFVVKGADYAVESASNIAREFGISEWIIGLFLIAFGTSLPELIVSIVAAINKKADMSIGNIIGSNAANFTVVLGSAALVNPLKIDIHKYIFDISTALVVSVILVFITANRMYNKSAGIALLSILALFAYNSIVHL, from the coding sequence TTGGATTTTTTAATATTTATAATATCTATGGCGGTACTTATAAAAGGTGCTGATATTATTATAAAAGAGTCAGAAAGGATTGCTCTGCATTTTAATATATCTGAATTTGTTATCGGAGCAACATTAGTTGCTCTTGGCACAAGCCTACCTGAAATGGCAGCAAGTATTGCAGCAAGTTATAACCACAAAAGTGAAATGGCTGTTGCAAATGTTTTAGGAAGTGTGATATTAAATATCACATTAGTTCTTGGTCTAATATTTTTAATAGCAAAAAATATATCTCCAAAAAGAGATATTTTTGCAAAAGATAGTACATGGGCTTTAATACCAGTTTTTGTCTTTATTTTAATGGCATTTGATTCAGTTATAACAAGATTTGAGGGAATTTTATTTTTAATATTGATGGTTGGATATTTGATATTTTTATCAAAAGAGGCAACACTTTTAAGTGAAGAGATAGATAAAGATTTAGAAAAAGAGCCATTTAAATGGAGTAAAACTATTATATTTTTAATCCTTGGTTTTATTTTTGTTGTAAAAGGAGCAGATTATGCAGTAGAGAGTGCCTCAAATATAGCAAGAGAGTTTGGAATAAGTGAATGGATAATTGGTCTATTTCTTATAGCTTTTGGTACAAGTCTTCCAGAATTAATAGTTAGTATAGTAGCGGCAATAAATAAAAAAGCTGATATGAGTATAGGAAATATTATTGGATCAAATGCTGCAAATTTTACAGTTGTTCTTGGTTCAGCTGCTTTAGTAAATCCGCTTAAAATTGATATTCATAAATATATATTTGATATTTCTACTGCTTTAGTTGTATCAGTAATTTTAGTATTTATAACTGCAAATAGAATGTATAATAAATCTGCAGGTATTGCACTTTTATCAATTTTAGCTCTTTTTGCATATAACTCAATTGTACATTTATAA
- a CDS encoding CheR family methyltransferase — MTNCLINILKLFKERTGIVFESRLNILEQKIIRFFKDLNFSNCELFYEELKSNDELFQYFTNFLTVSESYFYREIKHFEFVVEKIKENRSKSYKILSLPCASGEEPYTLLIFLLENNIENFEIIGADINSKVLEIAKTAIYPKRRVMYVPQNILEKYFEKLGNSYMLKDEYKKNIKFIQQNIFDHSIYSIGKFDFIFCRNLFIYFDDEKREEALKIFRDLLHLGGYLILGHADIVKNIKGFEKVKYNGLQILKKI; from the coding sequence ATGACTAATTGCCTTATTAATATTTTAAAACTTTTTAAAGAAAGAACTGGAATTGTATTTGAGAGTAGATTAAATATTTTAGAGCAAAAAATCATTAGATTTTTTAAGGATTTAAATTTTTCTAATTGTGAGCTATTTTATGAGGAATTAAAAAGTAATGATGAGCTTTTCCAATATTTTACAAACTTTTTAACTGTTTCTGAAAGCTATTTTTATAGAGAAATTAAACATTTTGAATTTGTAGTGGAAAAGATTAAAGAAAATAGATCAAAATCATATAAAATTTTATCTCTTCCTTGTGCTAGTGGAGAAGAACCTTACACTCTTTTGATATTTCTTTTAGAAAATAATATAGAGAATTTTGAAATAATAGGTGCAGATATAAATTCAAAAGTATTAGAGATAGCAAAAACAGCAATCTATCCAAAAAGAAGAGTTATGTATGTGCCTCAAAATATATTAGAAAAATATTTTGAAAAATTGGGCAATAGTTATATGCTCAAAGATGAATATAAAAAAAATATAAAATTTATTCAACAAAATATATTTGATCATTCAATTTATAGTATCGGAAAATTTGATTTTATATTTTGCAGAAACCTATTTATCTATTTTGATGATGAAAAAAGAGAAGAAGCTTTAAAGATTTTTAGAGATTTGCTACATTTAGGAGGATATCTAATATTGGGACATGCTGATATTGTAAAAAATATAAAAGGTTTTGAAAAAGTTAAATATAATGGATTGCAAATTCTTAAAAAAATTTGA
- the queC gene encoding 7-cyano-7-deazaguanine synthase QueC, translated as MKKAVCIISGGMDSAVASYIAKKEGYEIIALHFNYGQRTENKELKCFRAISNKLSAKSYEIDLPFFKQIGASALVDKNIAVPTEGIKPGVPVTYVPFRNGIFLSIAAAVAEKEGAEAIYIGIVEEDSSGYPDCKESFIEAMTKAINLGTKDETNIEIKTPLIHLHKEDIVSKALELDVPLELTWSCYQAEDEACGVCDSCRLRLKGFEKAGVKDKIPYKISH; from the coding sequence ATGAAAAAAGCAGTATGTATAATTAGCGGTGGAATGGATAGTGCTGTAGCTTCATATATAGCAAAAAAAGAAGGGTATGAGATAATTGCATTACATTTTAATTATGGACAAAGAACTGAAAATAAAGAGCTAAAATGTTTTAGAGCAATTTCAAATAAATTAAGTGCCAAAAGTTATGAAATAGACCTTCCTTTTTTTAAACAAATTGGAGCCTCAGCATTAGTTGATAAAAATATAGCTGTACCAACTGAAGGGATTAAACCTGGTGTTCCGGTAACCTATGTACCATTTAGAAATGGTATATTTTTAAGTATTGCTGCTGCAGTAGCTGAAAAAGAGGGAGCAGAAGCAATTTATATAGGAATTGTTGAAGAGGATAGTAGTGGCTATCCAGATTGTAAAGAGAGTTTTATAGAAGCAATGACAAAAGCTATAAATCTTGGAACTAAAGATGAAACAAATATAGAGATAAAAACTCCTCTTATACATCTTCATAAAGAAGATATTGTTAGTAAAGCATTAGAGCTTGATGTACCGCTTGAACTTACATGGAGCTGTTATCAAGCTGAAGATGAGGCTTGTGGTGTTTGCGATAGCTGCAGATTAAGACTAAAAGGATTTGAAAAAGCTGGAGTAAAGGATAAAATACCATATAAAATTAGTCATTAG
- a CDS encoding TRAP transporter substrate-binding protein yields the protein MKRRVFLTTTAIATASILSGCKREEKHYSSVNISKKRKIEIKLCTSWPANFPIMGEGVNRFAKKVEDASDGEIEIKVFPKNILVPALGVFDACSSGQIEAFHSGPYYWKGKNAAFSLFGGFPFGFTSDEMGAWMLFGEGLNIWRELYAKYNLYPLLGGNTGVQMGGWFRKEIKSIDDLKGLKMRIPGLGGEVMAKLGVNPINIAAGEIYTALERGVIDATEWVGPALDIKMGFYKVAKFYYSGFHEPGSVLELTFNKKFWDKLNNDIKAIINSCANELNATMVYDFQAQNAKAMKKLNEYGVILKDWPEEIIDEAKKALIKVISEQSEKSKDFKMVWEKIEPFWMENRKWTNISLKNYLRMRS from the coding sequence ATGAAAAGAAGAGTTTTTCTAACAACTACAGCTATTGCTACAGCATCTATTCTTTCTGGTTGCAAAAGAGAAGAAAAACACTATAGCTCAGTAAATATCTCAAAAAAGAGAAAAATTGAGATAAAACTTTGTACAAGCTGGCCGGCTAATTTTCCTATTATGGGAGAGGGAGTAAATAGATTTGCTAAAAAAGTAGAAGATGCAAGTGATGGTGAAATTGAGATAAAAGTATTTCCAAAAAATATACTGGTCCCTGCTCTTGGCGTATTTGATGCTTGTAGCAGTGGCCAAATTGAAGCTTTTCACTCAGGGCCCTATTACTGGAAAGGAAAAAATGCTGCTTTTAGCCTTTTTGGTGGCTTTCCTTTTGGATTTACATCAGATGAAATGGGCGCATGGATGCTTTTTGGAGAGGGACTTAATATTTGGAGAGAGTTATACGCCAAATACAACCTCTACCCTCTTCTTGGAGGAAATACTGGTGTTCAAATGGGAGGTTGGTTTAGAAAAGAGATAAAAAGCATTGATGACTTAAAAGGTTTAAAGATGAGGATTCCTGGCCTTGGTGGAGAAGTTATGGCAAAACTTGGAGTAAATCCTATAAATATTGCTGCAGGTGAAATATATACAGCTCTTGAAAGAGGTGTTATAGATGCTACTGAGTGGGTTGGACCAGCTCTTGATATAAAAATGGGTTTTTATAAAGTAGCAAAGTTTTATTATAGTGGTTTTCATGAGCCAGGAAGTGTTTTAGAGCTTACTTTTAATAAAAAATTCTGGGATAAGCTAAATAATGATATAAAAGCGATAATTAATTCTTGTGCTAATGAGTTAAATGCAACAATGGTTTATGATTTTCAAGCTCAAAATGCAAAAGCAATGAAAAAATTAAATGAGTATGGTGTTATATTAAAAGATTGGCCTGAGGAAATTATAGATGAAGCAAAAAAAGCTCTTATAAAAGTAATAAGCGAGCAAAGTGAAAAAAGCAAAGATTTTAAAATGGTTTGGGAAAAAATTGAGCCTTTTTGGATGGAAAATAGAAAATGGACAAATATAAGTTTAAAAAACTATTTAAGAATGAGATCGTAA
- a CDS encoding methyl-accepting chemotaxis protein → MGFLKDMTIKAKLILLVAISVFSTAILSYILISNNYHDLNKNQDIKREIYLAIKISNLVHELQKERGRTAGFLGSGGKKFSMEIKEQRKLTDKRKKELENFIKSESFEKINIKIKNRFKKANNLLQIINKVRNKIDSFKINAKDAISYYTKMNGLFLDTIAMVSKKAHNEKLAKELIAYTNFLLSKERAGIERAVLSNTFARDKFLPGFFVKFITLISEQKSFLKSFEVAAPQNFINYYKQTLKGKAVDEVKRMENIAIEKANIGGFNIDPSYWFKEITMKINLLKKVEDYISKELIKSIDIEISKEEKNILINSIYTIVAIFITLLLGYLIAYRSINLPISKIRNILEDIAHNKDLTKKIELDTKDEIGEIATSINEVLSSSKNAIIQAKIAAQEDASIAAELSSTAMEIGKRAEEEATIVSETTNKANATKSPLEESIKSLDASSSDISKANEKLESTKETILNFIDIVKESAENESKVVKDLENLVKRADETKDVLDLIENIANQTNLLALNAAIEAARAGEHGKGFAVVAEEVRNLAEKSGEHVETINETINRLISSINEISNLISNNAKEFVKLTDSASKVEKDVDEITEVMETTVNKSKDSSTKIKEISKEIEEIIADIDKINEISSSNARSVEEIATATEHLYKQIEDLSNLLDQFKT, encoded by the coding sequence ATGGGCTTTTTAAAAGATATGACAATTAAAGCAAAACTAATACTTCTTGTTGCAATATCTGTATTTAGTACTGCAATATTATCTTATATATTAATTTCTAATAATTATCATGATTTAAACAAGAATCAAGATATAAAAAGAGAGATTTATCTTGCTATAAAAATTTCAAATCTTGTTCATGAATTGCAAAAAGAGAGGGGAAGGACTGCAGGATTTTTAGGAAGTGGTGGTAAAAAATTTAGCATGGAGATTAAAGAGCAAAGAAAATTAACTGATAAAAGAAAAAAAGAACTTGAAAATTTTATAAAATCTGAAAGCTTTGAAAAAATAAATATTAAAATTAAAAATAGATTTAAAAAAGCAAATAACTTACTTCAAATTATTAATAAAGTAAGAAATAAAATAGACAGTTTCAAGATTAATGCTAAAGATGCCATTAGCTATTATACTAAGATGAATGGGCTTTTTTTAGATACTATAGCTATGGTTTCAAAAAAAGCACATAATGAAAAGCTAGCAAAAGAGTTAATAGCATATACAAATTTTTTACTCTCTAAAGAAAGAGCAGGAATAGAAAGAGCTGTTCTTTCAAATACCTTTGCAAGAGATAAATTTCTTCCAGGTTTTTTTGTAAAATTTATCACTTTAATAAGTGAGCAAAAGTCTTTTTTAAAATCTTTTGAAGTTGCAGCGCCACAAAATTTTATAAATTATTATAAACAGACTTTAAAAGGAAAAGCTGTAGATGAAGTTAAAAGAATGGAAAATATTGCTATAGAAAAAGCAAATATTGGGGGATTCAATATTGATCCATCTTATTGGTTTAAAGAGATTACTATGAAAATAAATCTTTTAAAAAAAGTGGAAGATTATATCTCTAAAGAATTAATAAAAAGTATTGATATTGAAATATCAAAAGAGGAAAAAAATATTTTGATAAATTCAATATACACTATAGTTGCAATATTTATTACACTATTATTAGGATACTTGATAGCATACAGATCTATAAATCTTCCGATATCTAAAATAAGAAATATTCTTGAGGATATTGCACATAATAAAGATTTAACGAAAAAAATAGAGTTAGATACAAAAGATGAGATAGGCGAAATAGCTACAAGTATTAATGAAGTTTTAAGCTCTTCAAAAAATGCTATTATACAAGCAAAAATAGCAGCTCAAGAAGATGCCTCTATAGCAGCAGAGTTAAGCTCTACAGCAATGGAAATAGGAAAAAGAGCAGAAGAGGAAGCAACTATAGTATCTGAAACTACAAATAAAGCTAATGCAACTAAATCCCCGCTAGAAGAGTCTATAAAAAGTTTAGATGCATCTAGCTCAGATATATCTAAAGCTAATGAAAAGCTTGAGAGTACAAAAGAGACTATTCTTAATTTTATAGATATAGTTAAAGAGAGTGCTGAAAATGAGTCTAAAGTAGTTAAAGATCTTGAAAATCTTGTAAAAAGAGCCGATGAGACAAAAGATGTTTTGGATTTAATAGAAAATATTGCTAATCAGACAAATTTACTAGCCTTAAATGCTGCAATTGAAGCTGCTAGAGCTGGTGAGCATGGAAAAGGCTTTGCAGTAGTTGCAGAAGAGGTAAGAAATTTGGCTGAAAAATCTGGCGAACATGTCGAAACTATAAATGAAACTATAAATCGTTTAATCTCTTCAATAAATGAAATTAGCAATTTGATTTCAAATAATGCAAAAGAGTTCGTAAAATTAACTGATTCAGCAAGTAAAGTAGAAAAAGATGTAGATGAAATTACAGAAGTTATGGAAACAACTGTGAATAAATCAAAAGATTCATCAACAAAAATAAAAGAGATTAGTAAAGAGATAGAAGAGATAATCGCTGATATTGATAAAATCAATGAAATATCATCTTCAAATGCAAGAAGTGTTGAAGAGATTGCAACAGCAACAGAACATTTATACAAACAGATTGAAGATTTAAGTAATTTATTGGACCAGTTTAAAACATGA
- the yihA gene encoding ribosome biogenesis GTP-binding protein YihA/YsxC produces MKAVKAEFLTSAPSIKDAPPESFSEVAFLGRSNVGKSSLLNSLVDRKNLAKSSSTPGKTRLINFFEIEYKVDDERYPLRFVDLPGFGYAKASKSLKNEWQKNLTNFIKKRDSIRVFVFIRDARHPNLKIDEEAKNFILSILRPDQKLIEVFTKIDKLKQKDFSKLKKEHNGAIFVSNLKKKGIEELKKVILEYIFGKKFED; encoded by the coding sequence ATTAAGGCTGTAAAGGCCGAATTTTTAACTTCTGCTCCATCAATTAAAGATGCTCCTCCTGAGAGTTTTAGTGAAGTAGCTTTTTTGGGAAGAAGCAATGTTGGAAAAAGTTCTCTTTTGAATTCCCTTGTAGATAGAAAAAATTTAGCAAAAAGCTCATCTACTCCTGGAAAAACAAGATTAATAAATTTTTTTGAAATAGAATATAAAGTAGATGATGAAAGGTATCCTTTAAGATTTGTTGATTTACCTGGTTTTGGATACGCAAAAGCTTCAAAATCATTAAAAAATGAGTGGCAAAAAAATTTAACAAATTTTATAAAAAAGAGAGATTCTATAAGAGTATTTGTATTTATAAGAGATGCAAGACATCCAAATTTAAAAATAGATGAGGAGGCAAAAAATTTTATTTTATCCATATTAAGACCAGACCAAAAATTGATAGAAGTTTTTACTAAAATTGATAAATTAAAACAGAAGGATTTTTCAAAATTAAAAAAAGAGCATAATGGTGCAATATTTGTTTCAAATCTGAAAAAAAAAGGAATAGAAGAGCTTAAAAAAGTTATATTGGAGTATATTTTTGGAAAAAAGTTTGAAGATTGA
- the lptA gene encoding lipopolysaccharide transport periplasmic protein LptA, giving the protein MKKIALLMILFLMSALAEDIEITSKNFEADEKKLISIFTKDVHIKKGKDKIDAQKVIVYFDKKRKPVKYEAIKNVKFFIVLDNNKTYEGKAQKIIYLPNSKEYIFEKDVFIVQMPDQRKIYGEKIVVNKSSGKAKVEGSETKPVKFIFKVEENSTKAKK; this is encoded by the coding sequence ATGAAAAAAATAGCATTATTAATGATACTTTTTTTAATGTCAGCGTTGGCAGAAGATATTGAAATTACATCAAAAAATTTTGAGGCAGATGAGAAAAAACTTATATCAATTTTTACTAAAGATGTTCATATTAAAAAAGGAAAAGATAAAATTGATGCACAAAAAGTGATAGTCTATTTTGATAAAAAAAGAAAACCTGTTAAATATGAGGCGATAAAAAATGTAAAATTTTTTATTGTTTTGGATAATAATAAAACATATGAGGGAAAGGCACAAAAAATTATCTATTTGCCAAATTCTAAAGAGTATATCTTTGAAAAAGATGTCTTTATAGTTCAAATGCCTGACCAAAGAAAAATCTACGGTGAAAAAATAGTTGTAAACAAAAGTAGCGGAAAAGCAAAAGTAGAAGGAAGTGAAACAAAACCTGTTAAATTTATATTTAAAGTTGAAGAAAATTCAACAAAGGCTAAAAAGTGA
- the mrdA gene encoding penicillin-binding protein 2: MRLKIVFYIFIFVWILLLSRLYFLSIKSNSYYEILAKQNMIKTEWIIPTRGEILDRNLNPLAVNKIGFKIKVAPHLSYKKRYKKLEKNLKYIKKLFSEVDFEKMLRKYKRKDSPYNHDFIEVVDFLPFEKVLPYYSKLNLNPDILVEPTFKRFYPNGDLASHIIGYVSRTNPKEAKKDKVAKMVGIIGKAGIEKFYNRYLEGELGYKKVKVTAFNEEIETLEIKEPIQNRNLILSIDIRLQKYIEKLFKGKAGVAIVMGIDGEILSAGSFPEYDINMFVSGISKDKWFELISDFNHPFTNKLINGLYPPGSTIKMGVALAFLDSRKISEYTPFFCNGSIEIGKRRFRCWKTTGHGETRMKKAIRESCDVYFYEGSLKVGINKISDTLKKLGFSKKTGVDLPNEFIGIIPNKEWKEKKYNRKWYIGETVVASIGQGYDLVTPMQIARYTALLASGRLPTPHFAKKFVDKDYKPKYEYALSDIQRRKLKTIQKAMYEVCNHPKGTATAHIDTKIKIAGKTGTAQVVGIPQDEKKRMKEDELKYFSRSHAWLTTYGPYKKPKYIVTVLVEHGGHGGSAAGPIVSKIYDKLIELGYIKAGH; encoded by the coding sequence ATGAGACTAAAAATTGTTTTTTATATTTTTATTTTTGTATGGATACTTTTATTAAGTAGATTATATTTTCTTAGTATAAAATCAAATAGCTATTATGAGATTCTTGCAAAACAGAATATGATAAAAACTGAATGGATAATCCCAACAAGAGGAGAAATATTAGATAGAAATTTAAATCCACTTGCAGTTAATAAAATAGGTTTTAAAATTAAAGTAGCACCACATCTAAGTTATAAAAAAAGATATAAAAAATTGGAAAAAAATTTAAAATATATAAAAAAGCTCTTTTCAGAGGTTGATTTTGAAAAGATGTTAAGAAAATATAAAAGAAAAGATTCTCCTTATAATCATGATTTTATAGAGGTAGTTGATTTTTTACCATTTGAAAAAGTCTTGCCATATTATTCAAAACTAAATTTAAATCCAGATATTTTGGTTGAGCCAACATTTAAAAGATTTTATCCAAATGGAGATCTTGCTTCGCATATTATAGGTTATGTTTCAAGAACAAATCCAAAGGAGGCAAAAAAAGATAAAGTTGCTAAAATGGTAGGAATAATTGGTAAAGCTGGAATAGAAAAGTTTTATAATAGATATCTTGAAGGAGAACTTGGTTACAAAAAAGTAAAAGTAACTGCTTTTAATGAAGAGATAGAGACTTTAGAAATAAAAGAGCCTATACAAAATAGAAATCTCATTTTATCAATTGATATTAGATTACAAAAATATATAGAGAAACTTTTTAAGGGAAAGGCAGGGGTTGCTATAGTTATGGGGATAGATGGCGAGATTTTATCTGCTGGAAGTTTTCCCGAATATGATATTAATATGTTTGTATCTGGTATATCAAAAGATAAATGGTTTGAATTGATTTCAGACTTCAATCACCCTTTTACAAATAAACTTATAAATGGATTATATCCACCAGGCTCAACAATAAAGATGGGAGTCGCACTTGCGTTTTTAGATTCGAGAAAGATTAGTGAGTATACTCCATTTTTTTGTAATGGATCAATAGAAATTGGCAAAAGAAGATTTAGATGTTGGAAAACTACTGGTCATGGCGAAACAAGAATGAAAAAAGCTATAAGAGAGAGCTGTGATGTCTATTTTTATGAAGGAAGTTTAAAAGTTGGAATTAATAAAATATCAGATACTTTAAAAAAACTTGGATTTTCAAAAAAAACTGGTGTTGATCTTCCAAATGAATTTATAGGTATTATTCCAAACAAAGAGTGGAAAGAGAAAAAATATAATAGAAAATGGTATATAGGTGAAACAGTAGTTGCTTCAATCGGACAAGGATATGATCTTGTAACTCCTATGCAAATTGCAAGATATACTGCACTTCTTGCTTCAGGAAGACTTCCAACCCCTCATTTTGCAAAAAAATTTGTTGATAAAGATTATAAACCAAAATATGAATATGCACTATCAGATATTCAAAGAAGAAAATTAAAAACTATACAAAAAGCAATGTATGAGGTTTGTAACCATCCAAAAGGTACAGCTACTGCTCATATAGATACAAAAATAAAAATAGCTGGAAAAACTGGTACTGCTCAGGTTGTAGGTATTCCACAAGATGAAAAGAAAAGAATGAAAGAGGATGAATTAAAATATTTCAGTAGATCTCACGCTTGGCTTACTACATATGGGCCCTATAAAAAACCTAAATATATAGTGACAGTATTAGTTGAACATGGCGGTCACGGTGGTAGTGCGGCTGGCCCAATAGTATCTAAGATATATGATAAACTTATTGAACTAGGATATATTAAAGCTGGCCATTAA
- the lptC gene encoding LPS export ABC transporter periplasmic protein LptC yields MKLINFFLFLIIFSILWTIYLKPYKISPKNIKDIPEVVFENFILNEIEKNGTKSTLIGKIGEKYKDRFEIKDFEYKKNDKNIENLIAKKGVYKKDIINLYDSIEYKTKDFKFYTDMAVYNLKKEIISTKTKFKLITKSAIVLGDNLIYYRNKGKILAKNINAKIKNKK; encoded by the coding sequence TTGAAATTAATCAATTTTTTTCTATTTTTGATAATTTTTTCTATCCTTTGGACAATATATTTAAAACCTTATAAAATTTCTCCTAAAAATATCAAAGATATACCAGAAGTTGTTTTTGAAAATTTTATATTAAATGAAATTGAAAAAAATGGTACAAAAAGTACTCTAATCGGAAAAATTGGAGAAAAATATAAAGATAGATTTGAAATAAAAGATTTTGAATATAAAAAAAATGATAAAAATATTGAAAATCTAATAGCAAAAAAAGGTGTTTACAAAAAAGATATTATAAATTTATATGATAGTATTGAATATAAAACAAAAGATTTTAAGTTTTATACAGATATGGCAGTTTATAATTTAAAAAAAGAGATAATTAGTACAAAAACAAAATTTAAATTAATTACAAAAAGTGCCATAGTTTTGGGAGATAATTTGATTTATTATAGAAATAAAGGTAAAATTTTAGCTAAAAATATTAATGCAAAAATCAAAAATAAGAAGTAA
- a CDS encoding N-acetyltransferase, producing the protein MQHVVRKAVEDGIILPRSDDEIATNIRSYIVAKIDNKITGFTALHIHTKTLAEIRSLIVDEKYRGKGIGKNLVLKALEEGKDLGVKEVLSLTYNKEFFEKLGFIEIEKEKIPEHKIWTDCIKCKHFPICNEISMIKKI; encoded by the coding sequence ATGCAGCATGTTGTTAGAAAAGCTGTAGAAGATGGAATTATTTTGCCAAGAAGTGATGATGAGATTGCAACAAATATTAGATCTTACATTGTTGCAAAAATTGATAATAAAATTACTGGTTTTACAGCTCTTCATATTCATACAAAAACATTAGCTGAAATTAGAAGTTTAATTGTTGATGAAAAATACAGAGGTAAAGGAATTGGCAAAAATCTTGTTTTAAAAGCATTGGAAGAGGGGAAAGATCTTGGTGTAAAAGAGGTTTTGTCTCTTACTTATAATAAAGAATTTTTTGAAAAATTAGGATTTATAGAAATTGAAAAAGAAAAAATACCAGAACACAAAATTTGGACAGATTGTATAAAATGCAAGCATTTTCCTATATGCAACGAAATATCGATGATCAAAAAAATATAA
- a CDS encoding CheB methylesterase domain-containing protein — protein MKIVAIGVSTGGPSIIEKIIKSLDKKIDGAIVICLHMQPEIIENFIKRLSSITKIPILITDNFLNIQKGYIYICTAQKDTIYKNDKDEYFILANDNHSFYKPDINRFFLSLAKEKKDIKNTLAVILTGIGEDGVEGLLMLKEKGAKTIASNKESSVVYGMPRRAKELNACDEVLSLDEIIKEIKRFLND, from the coding sequence ATGAAAATAGTAGCTATTGGTGTTTCTACTGGTGGGCCTTCTATAATAGAAAAAATTATAAAATCTCTTGATAAAAAAATTGATGGAGCAATAGTCATATGTTTACATATGCAGCCTGAAATTATTGAAAATTTTATAAAAAGACTCTCATCAATAACTAAAATCCCAATTTTAATTACTGATAATTTTTTAAATATTCAAAAAGGATATATCTATATTTGTACAGCTCAAAAAGATACAATTTATAAAAATGATAAAGATGAATATTTTATTTTAGCAAATGATAATCACTCATTTTATAAACCAGATATAAATAGATTTTTTCTATCTTTAGCTAAAGAAAAAAAAGATATAAAAAATACTCTTGCAGTTATTTTAACTGGTATTGGAGAAGATGGTGTAGAGGGACTATTAATGCTAAAAGAAAAGGGGGCTAAAACTATTGCTTCAAATAAAGAGAGTTCTGTTGTATATGGTATGCCAAGGAGAGCAAAAGAGTTAAATGCATGTGATGAAGTTCTCTCTCTTGATGAAATTATAAAAGAGATAAAAAGATTTTTAAATGACTAA
- the ybeY gene encoding rRNA maturation RNase YbeY, whose amino-acid sequence MIEFDNRTEYQFDIKLLENIADSLTQKDIELILTDDEEIKKLNKEFRGIDKPTDVLSFPLEDTPGSMLGVIVISLDKVLDAAQKYGHSPLEEFALLFIHGLLHLLGYDHEKDSGEMREKEKEIIEKFHLPKSLIIRNEN is encoded by the coding sequence ATGATTGAATTTGATAATAGAACTGAATATCAGTTTGATATAAAACTCCTTGAAAATATTGCAGATTCTTTAACCCAAAAAGATATAGAGTTAATTTTAACAGATGACGAAGAGATAAAAAAATTAAATAAAGAGTTTAGAGGTATTGATAAACCAACAGATGTATTAAGTTTTCCATTAGAAGATACTCCTGGATCAATGCTTGGAGTGATAGTCATATCATTGGATAAAGTTTTGGACGCTGCACAAAAATATGGACACTCTCCTTTAGAGGAATTTGCTCTCTTATTTATTCATGGTCTTTTACATCTTTTAGGATATGATCATGAAAAAGATTCTGGTGAGATGAGAGAAAAAGAAAAAGAGATTATTGAAAAATTTCATCTTCCTAAAAGTTTAATTATAAGAAATGAGAATTAA